A single region of the Anguilla anguilla isolate fAngAng1 chromosome 17, fAngAng1.pri, whole genome shotgun sequence genome encodes:
- the LOC118216101 gene encoding kelch-like protein 11, producing MLCLVCGLCLCMCVCVCMLSCTSLLRFRIASTARMAAAAPNPEDSNRTAGGTGTASALAADGDSEEAEEFTSSSHCSELSRRQNEQRKQGLFCDVTLAFSSGAATGSVQSCEFSAHRSVLAAATDYFTPLLGGQFSESLSGRVEMKEWSSELGPDPETVESVIQYMYTGEIRVSTCNVHEVLELADRFLLVQLKDFCGEFLKKKLNLTNCVAVHSLAHMYTLDQLALRAADMIRRNFHKVIQDEEFYTLPFHLVRDWLSDAEVTVESEEALFEAVVKWVQRNEEDRSRYFEELFRLLRLPQIKPTYLTRVVKTERLVAASEACLLLVSEAVEGHAIRFENMRSADLEFWSSHLASFQPRFGQNMDVIMVVGGVSEGGDYLSECVGYFVQEDRWVNLPHIHNHLDGHAIATTESHVYVAGSMEPGFAKTVERYSPNRNTWEQVSNLTTRKHSFGLTCIKDVLYSIGGHGNFSPGFKDVSVYEPEQDKWHNLESAPKILRDVKAVSVEDRYVYVTARTPVDTDNDDGLKTVTTRYDTESRQWQDVDSLPLIDNYCAFQMAVAATNFFHTASCCPRSYAVRDEVARQKISARVSDEILESLPPEVTGVEGAAVCYLGDDVFVIGGWKNSDDVDKQYRKEAYRYCGERKRWTLLPPMPQPRCRATACHVRIPYRFLYGCQRYPMPQNLARQRDRMQQMQQLHRRTLTLRRQLQSQIEC from the exons ATGCTCTGTTTAGTCTGCggtttgtgtttatgtatgtgtgtctgtgtgtgtatgctttccTGTACGAGTTTACTGCGATTTCGTATAGCATCCACCGCCAGAATGGCTGCCGCAGCACCAAACCCAGAGGACTCCAACCGGACAGCTGGCGGCACAGGCACGGCCAGTGCCTTGGCTGCGGACGGGGATTCGGAAGAGGCCGAGGAGTTCACTTCATCCTCCCACTGCTCGGAGCTGTCTCGCCGGCAGAACGAGCAGAGGAAGCAGGGGCTCTTCTGCGACGTTACTCTGGCTTTTAGCAGTGGGGCGGCCACCGGGAGTGTGCAGTCATGCGAATTCTCCGCTCATCGCTCAGTTTTGGCCGCGGCCACGGACTACTTCACGCCGCTCTTGGGAGGGCAGTTTTCAGAGTCACTGTCCGGTCGGGTGGAGATGAAGGAATGGAGCTCCGAGCTAGGGCCCGACCCAGAAACGGTGGAAAGCGTTATTCAGTACATGTACACAGGGGAAATACGGGTCAGCACCTGCAACGTACACGAAGTGCTGGAGCTCGCAGACAG GTTCCTGCTGGTGCAGCTGAAGGACTTCTGTGGCGAGTTCCTGAAGAAGAAGCTGAACCTGACCAACTGCGTGGCGGTGCACAGCCTGGCGCACATGTACACGCTGGACCAGCTGGCCCTGCGCGCCGCCGACATGATCCGCAGGAACTTCCACAAGGTGATCCAGGACGAGGAGTTCTACACGCTGCCCTTCCACCTGGTGCGCGACTGGCTGTCCGACGCCGAGGTCACCGTGGAGTCCGAGGAGGCGCTCTTCGAGGCCGTGGTCAAGTGGGTCCAGCGGAACGAGGAGGACCGGAGCCGGTACTTCGAGGAGCTGTTCCGGCTGCTCCGGCTGCCCCAGATCAAGCCCACCTACCTGACGCGGGTGGTGAAGACGGAGCGGCTGGTGGCCGCCAGCGAGGCCTGCCTCCTGCTGGTCTCCGAGGCCGTGGAGGGCCACGCCATCCGCTTCGAGAACATGAGGTCGGCCGACCTGGAGTTCTGGTCCTCGCACCTGGCCTCCTTCCAGCCGCGCTTCGGCCAGAACATGGACGTGATCATGGTGGTGGGCGGGGTCTCGGAGGGCGGCGACTACCTGAGCGAGTGCGTGGGCTACTTCGTCCAGGAGGACCGCTGGGTCAACCTGCCGCACATCCACAACCACCTGGACGGCCACGCCATCGCCACCACCGAGTCGCACGTGTACGTGGCGGGCTCCATGGAGCCCGGCTTCGCCAAGACGGTGGAGCGCTACAGCCCCAACCGCAACACCTGGGAGCAGGTGAGCAACCTGACCACGCGCAAGCACTCCTTCGGCCTCACCTGCATCAAGGACGTCCTGTACAGCATCGGCGGCCACGGCAACTTCAGCCCGGGCTTCAAGGACGTGAGCGTGTACGAGCCCGAGCAGGACAAGTGGCACAACCTGGAGTCGGCGCCCAAGATCCTGCGGGACGTGAAGGCGGTCAGCGTGGAGGACCGCTACGTCTACGTGACGGCCCGCACGCCGGTGGACACCGACAACGACGACGGGCTGAAGACGGTCACCACGCGCTACGACACCGAGAGCCGCCAGTGGCAGGACGTGGACTCGCTGCCGCTCATCGACAACTACTGCGCCTTCCAGATGGCCGTGGCCGCCACCAACTTCTTCCACACGGCGTCCTGCTGCCCCCGGAGCTACGCCGTGCGCGACGAGGTGGCCCGGCAGAAGATCAGCGCCCGCGTCTCCGACGAGATCCTGGAGAGCCTGCCGCCAGAGGTGACCGGCGTGGAGGGGGCCGCCGTCTGCTACCTGGGGGACGACGTGTTCGTCATCGGCGGCTGGAAGAACAGCGACGACGTGGACAAGCAGTACCGCAAGGAGGCGTACCGCTACTGCGGCGAGAGGAAGCGCTGGACGCTGCTGCCTCCCATGCCCCAGCCGCGGTGCCGCGCCACCGCCTGCCACGTGCGCATCCCCTACCGCTTCCTGTACGGCTGCCAGCGCTACCCCATGCCTCAGAACCTGGCGCGCCAGCGCGACCGCATGCAGCAGATGCAGCAGCTGCACCGCCGCACGCTCACCCTGCGCCGCCAGCTGCAGTCGCAGATCGAGTGCTGA